In Porites lutea chromosome 1, jaPorLute2.1, whole genome shotgun sequence, a single genomic region encodes these proteins:
- the LOC140944496 gene encoding uncharacterized protein, protein MDWDVGQGEGKEIPASVIMKVHNGTTLMEIVNKAAEDDKKGPYNKYESIYHGGIGYVITGMYGIKEDPATNKHWMILEEQSWKSIPCGVDFYVPENGSSIIFDFTTHFDQNHTTSGYCKPASSSDQMPTSPITVTIALDWNVTLVGKPIPASFTTQVTDGTFLLDIINKVADEDPEGPFNRYVSTYYGGLGHSVTAFNGTEQSSQESIYWMIHDNHTREHAPLGVSQYQPKNGSVTVLMHEKLSAHGPVTTRLPDTSYNDTSDTSDTPAVESSGQRFVAIRLIALCFLTAIESMIFFCN, encoded by the exons ATGGACTGGGATGTAGGACAGggagaaggaaaagaaattcctgCGAGTGTCATTATGAAGGTTCACAACGGTACCACTTTGATGGAAATAGTGAACAAGGCGGCTGAAGACGACAAAAAGGGACCTTACAACAAATACGAAAGCATTTACCATGGTGGAATTGGTTATGTTATCACCGGTATGTACGGAATCAAGGAGGACCCAGCGACTAATAAGCATTGGATGATTCTGGAAGAGCAAAGTTGGAAATCGATTCCTTGTGGCGTGGATTTTTACGTTCCTGAAAATGGTTCCAGCATCATTTTTGACTTCACTACACACTTTGATCAAAATCACACTACGAGTGGATATTGCAAACCCGCCTCAAGCTCTGATCAG ATGCCAACTTCGCCCATCACTGTAACCATTGCATTGGACTGGAACGTGACGCTAGTTGGTAAACCAATCCCAGCTTCATTCACTACCCAAGTCACAGATGGCACTTTTCTTTTGGATATCATAAACAAGGTTGCTGATGAAGATCCAGAAGGTCCTTTCAATAGATATGTCTCTACTTACTATGGTGGACTGGGACATTCTGTTACTGCCTTTAACGGCACCGAACAG AGTTCTCAAGAAAGTATCTATTGGATGATCCACGACAACCACACCAGAGAGCATGCGCCCTTAGGAGTGAGCCAATACCAACCAAAGAATGGCTCTGTTACAGTTTTAATGCATGAAAAACTCTCAGCCCATGGGCCCGTTACAACAAGACTACCTGATACCTCATACAATGATACCTCTGATACCTCTGATACCCCAGCAGTAGAGAGCTCGGGTCAAAGATTTGTTGCTATAAGATTGATTGCCCTGTGTTTCTTGACCGCCATTGAAAGCATGATCTTTTTCTGTAACTAG